Proteins from one Cicer arietinum cultivar CDC Frontier isolate Library 1 chromosome 3, Cicar.CDCFrontier_v2.0, whole genome shotgun sequence genomic window:
- the LOC101495961 gene encoding probable serine/threonine-protein kinase WNK9, with protein sequence MNDVTQLETDYSDFVELDPTGRYGRYNEILGKGASKIVYRAFDEYEGIEVAWNQVKLYDFLQSPEDLERLYCEIHLLKTLKHRNIMKFYTSWVDTANRNINFVTELFTSGTLRQYRLKHKRVNIRAVKHWCRQILEGLLYLHSHDPPVIHRDLKCDNIFINGNQGEVKIGDLGLAAILRKSHAAHCVGTPEFMAPEVYEEEYNELVDIYSFGMCVLEMVTFEYPYSECSHPAQIYKKVSSGKKPDALYKVKEPEVREFVDKCLATASLRLSARELLDDPFLRIDDYEYDLGPTDVGEFDDLSPLFSQSFFALDRSYSNISTEYSNGFGCEVDWYSLPAEVEHSGIELFESHDDEHSKDVDISIKGKRKDDGGIFLRLRIADKEGHIRNIYFPFDIEMDTALSVATEMVAELDITDQDVTRIAGMIDGEIASLVPEWRPGPLIEETAHSENQRFCCNCVSKHTSGGIVMDFLSHNQGRKNLQLLECIGHGCASMHGRFEEVSFESEEYDNHVREDAPNNMSNQSDFLLQYQESWNHHESRELSPVESTQSHSDEQYELLLDKSSLAEEKGEGAWENNFALNAGNSENLSVNDYFSTTGSLYSDVENDYEKEIQHELRWLKAKYQMELMELRDKQLCLAAKSPNTSDREHETPPEMVNGVDNEIHSKPIGNYRNYDSQEHKSHPNLDTRRDQSCAVKCSDEEEISSRNISQGCSKQQCNHKYCAEHECQRFCCFRPCWLFSCRTDMVGTRRVRRQLRRCFRVIVPKRKNCSRPIVG encoded by the exons ATGAATGATGTAACACAGCTTGAAACAGATTACTCTGACTTTGTTGAACTTGATCCAACCGGTAGATATGGCAGA tACAATGAAATTCTCGGCAAAGGAGCTTCTAAGATAGT ATATAGAGCATTTGATGAGTATGAAGGGATTGAAGTTGCTTGGAATCAAGTCAAACTTTATGATTTCCTACAAAGTCCTGAAGATCTAGAAAGGCTTTACTGTGAAATTCATCTCCTCAAGACTTTGAAGCATAgaaatattatgaaattttaCACTTCTTGGGTTGATACTGCAAATCGAAACATCAATTTTGTTACTGAATTGTTTACTTCTGGTACTCTTAGACA GTATAGGCTAAAGCATAAGAGAGTTAACATCAGAGCAGTGAAGCATTGGTGTAGACAGATCCTAGAAGGACTTCTATATCTTCATAGCCATGATCCACCTGTGATCCATAGAGATCTCAAATGtgataatattttcattaatggAAATCAAGGGGAAGTGAAAATTGGGGATCTTGGCTTGGCAGCAATCCTCCGGAAATCGCATGCTGCTCATTGTGTAG GAACGCCCGAATTCATGGCACCAGAAGTATATGAAGAGGAATATAATGAATTAGTTGACATATATTCCTTTGGTATGTGTGTATTAGAAATGGTCACATTTGAGTATCCTTATAGCGAATGCAGCCATCCAGCACAAATCTACAAGAAAGTTTCTTCT GGTAAAAAACCGGATGCTTTGTATAAAGTAAAGGAACCAGAAGTGCGAGAATTTGTTGATAAATGCCTGGCAACAGCGTCTCTAAGGCTCTCTGCAAGGGAGCTTCTGGACGATCCTTTTCTTCGAATCGATGATTATGAATATGATTTGGGACCGACAGATGTTGGAGAGTTCGATGACTTGAGTCCTCTCTTTAGTCAGTCATTCTTTGCCCTCGATCGCAGCTATAGTAACATAAGTACTGAATACTCAAATGGTTTTGGGTGTGAAGTAGATTGGTATTCTCTTCCAGCTGAGGTTGAACATAGTGGAATTGAACTTTTTGAGTCCCATGACGATGAACACTCCAAAGATGTCGACATAAGCATCAAAGGCAAGAGGAAAGACGACGGTGGCATCTTTTTGAGACTAAGAATTGCAGACAAAGAAG GTCATATCCGAAACATTTATTTCCCGTTTGACATAGAGATGGACACAGCACTAAGCGTAGCAACTGAAATGGTTGCGGAACTCGACATTACCGATCAGGATGTTACTAGAATAGCTGGTATGATAGATGGCGAAATTGCTTCTTTGGTACCTGAATGGAGGCCAGGACCATTAATTGAAGAAACCGCTCACTCTGAAAATCAAAGATTCTGTTGTAATTGTGTGTCAAAACATACTTCTGGTGGAATAGTTATGGAttttctttcacataatcaaggTAGAAAAAACCTGCAGCTTCTTGAATGCATCGGGCACGGATGTGCTTCAATGCACGGCCGGTTCGAGGAGGTTTCGTTCGAATCTGAGGAATATGACAACCATGTTAGAGAGGATGCACCTAACAACATGTCAAACCAATCAGACTTCTTGTTGCAGTATCAGGAATCGTGGAATCATCACGAAAGCCGCGAACTGAGTCCGGTTGAGTCCACTCAAAGCCATTCTGACGAACAATATGAACTACTATTAGATAAATCATCGTTGGCTGAAGAAAAAGGAGAGGGTGCATGGGAAAACAATTTTGCACTCAATGCAGGAAACTCAGAAAACTTATCAGTGAACGATTATTTCTCTACTACCGGTTCGCTATATAGTGACGTTGAGAATGATTATGAGAAAGAGATTCAACATGAGCTGAGATGGCTGAAGGCAAAATATCAAATGGAGTTAATGGAACTTAGGGATAAACAGTTGTGTCTAGCAGCTAAATCTCCAAATACTAGTGACAGAGAGCACGAAACACCGCCTGAAATGGTGAATGGGGTCGATAACGAGATTCACTCGAAACCCATTGGTAATTACAGAAATTATGATTCTCAAGAGCACAAGAGCCACCCGAATTTGGACACCCGAAGGGACCAAAGTTGCGCGGTGAAGTGTTCCGATGAAGAAG AAATTTCATCAAGAAACATCTCACAGGGCTGTTCCAAGCAGCAATGCAACCACAAATACTGTGCAGAACATGAATGCCAGAGATTTTGCTGTTTTCGTCCATGCTGGTTGTTTTCATGCAGAACTGACATGGTAGGGACTCGTCGCGTACGACGACAACTCCGGCGTTGTTTCCGTGTAATTGtgccaaaaagaaaaaattgcaGCAGACCCATTGTTGGCTGA